The Meriones unguiculatus strain TT.TT164.6M chromosome 1, Bangor_MerUng_6.1, whole genome shotgun sequence genome has a segment encoding these proteins:
- the Polr2k gene encoding DNA-directed RNA polymerases I, II, and III subunit RPABC4, producing MDTQKDVQPPKQQPMIYICGECHTENEIKSRDPIRCRECGYRIMYKKRTKRLVVFDAR from the exons ATGGACACCCAGAAAGACGTTCAACCCCCAAAGCAGCAGCCAATGATATATATTTGTGGAG agtGTCACAccgaaaatgaaataaaatccagGGATCCAATCAGATGCAGAGAATGTGGATACAGAATAATGTACAAAAAAAGGACTAAAAGAT TGGTGGTTTTTGATGCTCGATGA